Proteins encoded within one genomic window of Cucumis sativus cultivar 9930 chromosome 3, Cucumber_9930_V3, whole genome shotgun sequence:
- the LOC101207279 gene encoding coatomer subunit beta'-3 isoform X3 encodes MPLRLAIKRKLAQRSERVKSVDLHPTEPWILASLYSGTVCIWNYQSQTMVKSFEVTELPVRSAKFIPRKQWVVAGADDMFIRVYNYNTMDKIKVFEAHTDYIRCVAVHPNLPYVLSSSDDMLIKLWDWDKGWVCTQIFEGHSHYVMQVTFNPKDTNTFASASLDRTIKIWNLGSPDPNFTLDAHQKGVNCVDYFTGGDKPYLITGSDDHTAKVWDYQTKSCVQTLEGHTHNVSAVCFHPDLPIIITGSEDGTVRIWHSTTYRLENTLNYGLERVWAIGYMKSSRRVVIGYDEGTIMVKLGREVPIASMDNSGKIIWAKHNEIQTVNIKSVGADFEVTDGERLPLAVKEMGTCDLYPQNLKHNPNGRFVVVCGDGEYIIYTALAWRNRSFGSALEFVWSADGEYAVRESTSKIKIFSKNFQEKRSIRPTFSAEHIYGGTLLAMCSNDFICFYDWAECRLIRRIDVTVKNLYWADSGDLLAIASDTSFYILKYNRDAVSSYLDSGRPVDEQGVEDAFELLHEVNERARTGLWVGDCFIYNNSSWRLNYCVGGEVTTMFHLDRPMYLLGYLASQSRVYLIDKEFNVVGYTLLLSLIEYKTLVMRGDYERANEILPSIPKEHHNSVARFLEARGMTEEALEVATDLDYRFDLAIQLGRLEIAKEIAVEVQSESKWKQLGELAMSIGKLDMAEECLKYAVDYSGLLLLYSSLGDAQGISQLATLAKEQGKNNVAFLCLFMLGKLEDCLQLLVESNRIPEAALMARSYLPSKVSEIVAIWRKDLSKVNPKAAESLADPEEYPNLFDDWQVALSVESRAAQDRGVFNPAEEYSNLADKPYTTLVEAFRSMQTEGHLENGDIDHEDAEQNGEEEQEKHIEEPNGNESQEEGEGIVVDADSTDGAVLVNGSEADEEWGHPFDCSDYGT; translated from the exons GATACTGGCAAGTCTGTATTCAGGAACTGTCTGTATCTGGAACTACCAATCTCAG ACTATGGTTAAATCTTTTGAGGTCACTGAGTTACCAG TCAGGTCGGCCAAATTTATACCACGGAAGCAGTGGGTTGTTGCTGGAGCTGATGACATGTTTATTCGTGTATACAACTATAATACAATGGACAAGATAAAAGTTTTTGAGGCACACACAGACTACATCAGATGTGTGGCTGTTCATCCTAACCTTCCTTATGTTTTGTCTTCATCTGATGATATGCTTATAAAGCTTTGGGATTGGGATAAGGGTTGGGTGTGTACTCAGATTTTTGAGGGGCATTCTCATTATGTGATGCAAGTAACATTTAATCCCAAAGACACCAACACCTTTGCTAGTGCATCCCTTGATCGGACAATAAAG ATTTGGAACCTTGGATCACCTGATCCTAATTTTACGTTAGATGCCCATCAGAAAGGAGTGAATTGCGTTGATTATTTCACAGGAGGTGACAAACCTTACCTCATTACTGGTTCTGACGATCACACTGCTAAG GTATGGGACTACCAAACGAAGAGTTGTGTTCAGACACTTGAAGGTCACACACACAATGTCTCCGCAGTCTGTTTTCATCCAGACCTTCCAATTATAATTACAGGTTCAGAAGATGGAACGGTTCGCATATGGCATTCAACAACTTATAG GCTTGAAAATACATTAAATTATGGCCTTGAGCGAGTTTGGGCAATTGGATACATGAAGAGCTCACGCCG GGTTGTGATTGGTTATGATGAAGGAACCATTATGGTAAAACTTGGCCGGGAAGTACCTATTGCAAGTATGGACAACAGTGGAAAGATAATATGGGCTAAGCataatgaaattcaaactGTAAACATCAAAAGTGTGGGAGCAGACTTTGAG GTTACTGATGGAGAGAGATTGCCTTTAGCTGTTAAGGAGATGGGAACTTGTGATCTCTATCCTCAA AACTTGAAGCACAATCCCAATGGGAGATTTGTTGTTGTCTGTGGAGATGGTgagtatattatatatactgCTCTCGCATGGAGAAACAGGTCATTTGGTTCAGCTTTGGAGTTCGTTTGGTCGGCTGATGGAGAATATGCTGTGAGAGAAAGTACATCgaagatcaaaattttcagtAAAAATTTCCag GAAAAGAGGAGTATTCGACCTACCTTTTCAGCCGAGCACATCTATGGAGGAACTCTGTTAGCCATGTGTTCCAAtgattttatatgtttctatGATTGGGCAGAGTGCAGACTGATCCGCCGTATTGATGTAACTGTGAAG AACCTTTATTGGGCTGATAGCGGTGATTTGCTGGCAATAGCCAGTGATACATCATTTTATATCCTGAAGTACAAT CGTGATGCAGTCTCTTCCTATTTAGATAGTGGAAGGCCTGTTGATGAACAAGGGGTTGAAGATGCATTTGAGCTCCTGCATGAAGTGAATGAACGTGCAAGGACTGGCCTTTGGGTTGGGGATTGCTTCATTTACAACAACTCTTCCTGGAGACTGAACTACTGTGTTGGTGGCGAG GTAACCACAATGTTTCATTTGGATCGACCCATGTATTTGCTTGGATATCTTGCCAGCCAAAGTCGGGTCTATTTGATAGACAAAGAGTTCAA TGTCGTTGGATACACATTACTTCTTAGCTTGATTGAGTACAAGACCCTTGTAATGCGTGGGGACTATGAAAGAGCCAATGAAATCTTACCTTCAATTCCCAAGGAGCATCATAACAG TGTGGCCCGTTTCTTGGAAGCACGAGGTATGACAGAGGAAGCTCTGGAAGTAGCTACTGATCTGGATTATAGATTTGATCTTGCAATACAGCTCGGTAGATTAGAAATTGCAAAg GAAATTGCAGTTGAAGTACAGAGTGAATCCAAGTGGAAGCAGCTTGGAGAATTGGCTATGTCCATCGGAAAG TTAGACATGGCCGAGGAATGTTTGAAGTATGCTGTAGATTATAGTGGTTTGTTATTGCTGTACTCTTCCCTAGGAGACGCTCAAGGGATATCACAACTTGCAACCCTTGCCAAGGAGCAAGGAAAGAACAACGTTGCATTCCTATGTTTATTTATGTTGGGTAAATTGGAAGACTGCCTTCAGTTGTTAGTAGAAAg tAATAGGATTCCTGAAGCTGCTTTGATGGCTCGATCTTATCTTCCAAGCAAGGTATCAGAGATAGTTGCAATTTGGAGGAAAGACCTGAGTAAG GTTAACCCAAAAGCTGCCGAGTCATTGGCTGATCCTGAGGAGTATCCTAATTTGTTTGATGACTGGCAAGTTGCACTTTCTGTTGAATCTAGAGCTGCACAAGACAg GGGAGTTTTTAACCCTGCAGAGGAGTATAGTAATCTTGCTGATAAGCCATACACGACACTTGTGGAGGCATTTAGAAGTATGCAAACAGAAGGGCATCTTGAAAATGGAGACATTGATCATGAG GATGCCGAACagaatggagaagaagagcAAGAGAAGCATATAGAAGAACCCAATGGTAATGAGAGCCAAGAGGAGGGTGAGGGTATTGTGGTTGATGCAGATTCAACGGATGGTGCAGTTCTTGTTAATGGTAGTGAGGCTGATGAAGAGTGGG GTCATCCTTTTGATTGTAGTGATTACGGCACATAA
- the LOC101207279 gene encoding coatomer subunit beta'-2 isoform X1 produces the protein MPLRLAIKRKLAQRSERVKSVDLHPTEPWILASLYSGTVCIWNYQSQTMVKSFEVTELPVRSAKFIPRKQWVVAGADDMFIRVYNYNTMDKIKVFEAHTDYIRCVAVHPNLPYVLSSSDDMLIKLWDWDKGWVCTQIFEGHSHYVMQVTFNPKDTNTFASASLDRTIKIWNLGSPDPNFTLDAHQKGVNCVDYFTGGDKPYLITGSDDHTAKVWDYQTKSCVQTLEGHTHNVSAVCFHPDLPIIITGSEDGTVRIWHSTTYRLENTLNYGLERVWAIGYMKSSRRVVIGYDEGTIMVKLGREVPIASMDNSGKIIWAKHNEIQTVNIKSVGADFEVTDGERLPLAVKEMGTCDLYPQNLKHNPNGRFVVVCGDGEYIIYTALAWRNRSFGSALEFVWSADGEYAVRESTSKIKIFSKNFQEKRSIRPTFSAEHIYGGTLLAMCSNDFICFYDWAECRLIRRIDVTVKNLYWADSGDLLAIASDTSFYILKYNRDAVSSYLDSGRPVDEQGVEDAFELLHEVNERARTGLWVGDCFIYNNSSWRLNYCVGGEVTTMFHLDRPMYLLGYLASQSRVYLIDKEFNVVGYTLLLSLIEYKTLVMRGDYERANEILPSIPKEHHNSVARFLEARGMTEEALEVATDLDYRFDLAIQLGRLEIAKEIAVEVQSESKWKQLGELAMSIGKLDMAEECLKYAVDYSGLLLLYSSLGDAQGISQLATLAKEQGKNNVAFLCLFMLGKLEDCLQLLVESNRIPEAALMARSYLPSKVSEIVAIWRKDLSKVNPKAAESLADPEEYPNLFDDWQVALSVESRAAQDRGVFNPAEEYSNLADKPYTTLVEAFRSMQTEGHLENGDIDHEDAEQNGEEEQEKHIEEPNGNESQEEGEGIVVDADSTDGAVLVNGSEADEEWGKNTPSA, from the exons GATACTGGCAAGTCTGTATTCAGGAACTGTCTGTATCTGGAACTACCAATCTCAG ACTATGGTTAAATCTTTTGAGGTCACTGAGTTACCAG TCAGGTCGGCCAAATTTATACCACGGAAGCAGTGGGTTGTTGCTGGAGCTGATGACATGTTTATTCGTGTATACAACTATAATACAATGGACAAGATAAAAGTTTTTGAGGCACACACAGACTACATCAGATGTGTGGCTGTTCATCCTAACCTTCCTTATGTTTTGTCTTCATCTGATGATATGCTTATAAAGCTTTGGGATTGGGATAAGGGTTGGGTGTGTACTCAGATTTTTGAGGGGCATTCTCATTATGTGATGCAAGTAACATTTAATCCCAAAGACACCAACACCTTTGCTAGTGCATCCCTTGATCGGACAATAAAG ATTTGGAACCTTGGATCACCTGATCCTAATTTTACGTTAGATGCCCATCAGAAAGGAGTGAATTGCGTTGATTATTTCACAGGAGGTGACAAACCTTACCTCATTACTGGTTCTGACGATCACACTGCTAAG GTATGGGACTACCAAACGAAGAGTTGTGTTCAGACACTTGAAGGTCACACACACAATGTCTCCGCAGTCTGTTTTCATCCAGACCTTCCAATTATAATTACAGGTTCAGAAGATGGAACGGTTCGCATATGGCATTCAACAACTTATAG GCTTGAAAATACATTAAATTATGGCCTTGAGCGAGTTTGGGCAATTGGATACATGAAGAGCTCACGCCG GGTTGTGATTGGTTATGATGAAGGAACCATTATGGTAAAACTTGGCCGGGAAGTACCTATTGCAAGTATGGACAACAGTGGAAAGATAATATGGGCTAAGCataatgaaattcaaactGTAAACATCAAAAGTGTGGGAGCAGACTTTGAG GTTACTGATGGAGAGAGATTGCCTTTAGCTGTTAAGGAGATGGGAACTTGTGATCTCTATCCTCAA AACTTGAAGCACAATCCCAATGGGAGATTTGTTGTTGTCTGTGGAGATGGTgagtatattatatatactgCTCTCGCATGGAGAAACAGGTCATTTGGTTCAGCTTTGGAGTTCGTTTGGTCGGCTGATGGAGAATATGCTGTGAGAGAAAGTACATCgaagatcaaaattttcagtAAAAATTTCCag GAAAAGAGGAGTATTCGACCTACCTTTTCAGCCGAGCACATCTATGGAGGAACTCTGTTAGCCATGTGTTCCAAtgattttatatgtttctatGATTGGGCAGAGTGCAGACTGATCCGCCGTATTGATGTAACTGTGAAG AACCTTTATTGGGCTGATAGCGGTGATTTGCTGGCAATAGCCAGTGATACATCATTTTATATCCTGAAGTACAAT CGTGATGCAGTCTCTTCCTATTTAGATAGTGGAAGGCCTGTTGATGAACAAGGGGTTGAAGATGCATTTGAGCTCCTGCATGAAGTGAATGAACGTGCAAGGACTGGCCTTTGGGTTGGGGATTGCTTCATTTACAACAACTCTTCCTGGAGACTGAACTACTGTGTTGGTGGCGAG GTAACCACAATGTTTCATTTGGATCGACCCATGTATTTGCTTGGATATCTTGCCAGCCAAAGTCGGGTCTATTTGATAGACAAAGAGTTCAA TGTCGTTGGATACACATTACTTCTTAGCTTGATTGAGTACAAGACCCTTGTAATGCGTGGGGACTATGAAAGAGCCAATGAAATCTTACCTTCAATTCCCAAGGAGCATCATAACAG TGTGGCCCGTTTCTTGGAAGCACGAGGTATGACAGAGGAAGCTCTGGAAGTAGCTACTGATCTGGATTATAGATTTGATCTTGCAATACAGCTCGGTAGATTAGAAATTGCAAAg GAAATTGCAGTTGAAGTACAGAGTGAATCCAAGTGGAAGCAGCTTGGAGAATTGGCTATGTCCATCGGAAAG TTAGACATGGCCGAGGAATGTTTGAAGTATGCTGTAGATTATAGTGGTTTGTTATTGCTGTACTCTTCCCTAGGAGACGCTCAAGGGATATCACAACTTGCAACCCTTGCCAAGGAGCAAGGAAAGAACAACGTTGCATTCCTATGTTTATTTATGTTGGGTAAATTGGAAGACTGCCTTCAGTTGTTAGTAGAAAg tAATAGGATTCCTGAAGCTGCTTTGATGGCTCGATCTTATCTTCCAAGCAAGGTATCAGAGATAGTTGCAATTTGGAGGAAAGACCTGAGTAAG GTTAACCCAAAAGCTGCCGAGTCATTGGCTGATCCTGAGGAGTATCCTAATTTGTTTGATGACTGGCAAGTTGCACTTTCTGTTGAATCTAGAGCTGCACAAGACAg GGGAGTTTTTAACCCTGCAGAGGAGTATAGTAATCTTGCTGATAAGCCATACACGACACTTGTGGAGGCATTTAGAAGTATGCAAACAGAAGGGCATCTTGAAAATGGAGACATTGATCATGAG GATGCCGAACagaatggagaagaagagcAAGAGAAGCATATAGAAGAACCCAATGGTAATGAGAGCCAAGAGGAGGGTGAGGGTATTGTGGTTGATGCAGATTCAACGGATGGTGCAGTTCTTGTTAATGGTAGTGAGGCTGATGAAGAGTGGGGTAAGAATACCCCATCAGCCTAA
- the LOC101207279 gene encoding coatomer subunit beta'-2 isoform X2: MPLRLAIKRKLAQRSERVKSVDLHPTEPWILASLYSGTVCIWNYQSQTMVKSFEVTELPVRSAKFIPRKQWVVAGADDMFIRVYNYNTMDKIKVFEAHTDYIRCVAVHPNLPYVLSSSDDMLIKLWDWDKGWVCTQIFEGHSHYVMQVTFNPKDTNTFASASLDRTIKIWNLGSPDPNFTLDAHQKGVNCVDYFTGGDKPYLITGSDDHTAKVWDYQTKSCVQTLEGHTHNVSAVCFHPDLPIIITGSEDGTVRIWHSTTYRLENTLNYGLERVWAIGYMKSSRRVVIGYDEGTIMVKLGREVPIASMDNSGKIIWAKHNEIQTVNIKSVGADFEVTDGERLPLAVKEMGTCDLYPQNLKHNPNGRFVVVCGDGEYIIYTALAWRNRSFGSALEFVWSADGEYAVRESTSKIKIFSKNFQEKRSIRPTFSAEHIYGGTLLAMCSNDFICFYDWAECRLIRRIDVTVKNLYWADSGDLLAIASDTSFYILKYNRDAVSSYLDSGRPVDEQGVEDAFELLHEVNERARTGLWVGDCFIYNNSSWRLNYCVGGEVTTMFHLDRPMYLLGYLASQSRVYLIDKEFNVVGYTLLLSLIEYKTLVMRGDYERANEILPSIPKEHHNSVARFLEARGMTEEALEVATDLDYRFDLAIQLGRLEIAKEIAVEVQSESKWKQLGELAMSIGKLDMAEECLKYAVDYSGLLLLYSSLGDAQGISQLATLAKEQGKNNVAFLCLFMLGKLEDCLQLLVESNRIPEAALMARSYLPSKVSEIVAIWRKDLSKVNPKAAESLADPEEYPNLFDDWQVALSVESRAAQDRGVFNPAEEYSNLADKPYTTLVEAFRSMQTEGHLENGDIDHEDAEQNGEEEQEKHIEEPNGNESQEEGEGIVVDADSTDGAVLVNGSEADEEWVITAHK, encoded by the exons GATACTGGCAAGTCTGTATTCAGGAACTGTCTGTATCTGGAACTACCAATCTCAG ACTATGGTTAAATCTTTTGAGGTCACTGAGTTACCAG TCAGGTCGGCCAAATTTATACCACGGAAGCAGTGGGTTGTTGCTGGAGCTGATGACATGTTTATTCGTGTATACAACTATAATACAATGGACAAGATAAAAGTTTTTGAGGCACACACAGACTACATCAGATGTGTGGCTGTTCATCCTAACCTTCCTTATGTTTTGTCTTCATCTGATGATATGCTTATAAAGCTTTGGGATTGGGATAAGGGTTGGGTGTGTACTCAGATTTTTGAGGGGCATTCTCATTATGTGATGCAAGTAACATTTAATCCCAAAGACACCAACACCTTTGCTAGTGCATCCCTTGATCGGACAATAAAG ATTTGGAACCTTGGATCACCTGATCCTAATTTTACGTTAGATGCCCATCAGAAAGGAGTGAATTGCGTTGATTATTTCACAGGAGGTGACAAACCTTACCTCATTACTGGTTCTGACGATCACACTGCTAAG GTATGGGACTACCAAACGAAGAGTTGTGTTCAGACACTTGAAGGTCACACACACAATGTCTCCGCAGTCTGTTTTCATCCAGACCTTCCAATTATAATTACAGGTTCAGAAGATGGAACGGTTCGCATATGGCATTCAACAACTTATAG GCTTGAAAATACATTAAATTATGGCCTTGAGCGAGTTTGGGCAATTGGATACATGAAGAGCTCACGCCG GGTTGTGATTGGTTATGATGAAGGAACCATTATGGTAAAACTTGGCCGGGAAGTACCTATTGCAAGTATGGACAACAGTGGAAAGATAATATGGGCTAAGCataatgaaattcaaactGTAAACATCAAAAGTGTGGGAGCAGACTTTGAG GTTACTGATGGAGAGAGATTGCCTTTAGCTGTTAAGGAGATGGGAACTTGTGATCTCTATCCTCAA AACTTGAAGCACAATCCCAATGGGAGATTTGTTGTTGTCTGTGGAGATGGTgagtatattatatatactgCTCTCGCATGGAGAAACAGGTCATTTGGTTCAGCTTTGGAGTTCGTTTGGTCGGCTGATGGAGAATATGCTGTGAGAGAAAGTACATCgaagatcaaaattttcagtAAAAATTTCCag GAAAAGAGGAGTATTCGACCTACCTTTTCAGCCGAGCACATCTATGGAGGAACTCTGTTAGCCATGTGTTCCAAtgattttatatgtttctatGATTGGGCAGAGTGCAGACTGATCCGCCGTATTGATGTAACTGTGAAG AACCTTTATTGGGCTGATAGCGGTGATTTGCTGGCAATAGCCAGTGATACATCATTTTATATCCTGAAGTACAAT CGTGATGCAGTCTCTTCCTATTTAGATAGTGGAAGGCCTGTTGATGAACAAGGGGTTGAAGATGCATTTGAGCTCCTGCATGAAGTGAATGAACGTGCAAGGACTGGCCTTTGGGTTGGGGATTGCTTCATTTACAACAACTCTTCCTGGAGACTGAACTACTGTGTTGGTGGCGAG GTAACCACAATGTTTCATTTGGATCGACCCATGTATTTGCTTGGATATCTTGCCAGCCAAAGTCGGGTCTATTTGATAGACAAAGAGTTCAA TGTCGTTGGATACACATTACTTCTTAGCTTGATTGAGTACAAGACCCTTGTAATGCGTGGGGACTATGAAAGAGCCAATGAAATCTTACCTTCAATTCCCAAGGAGCATCATAACAG TGTGGCCCGTTTCTTGGAAGCACGAGGTATGACAGAGGAAGCTCTGGAAGTAGCTACTGATCTGGATTATAGATTTGATCTTGCAATACAGCTCGGTAGATTAGAAATTGCAAAg GAAATTGCAGTTGAAGTACAGAGTGAATCCAAGTGGAAGCAGCTTGGAGAATTGGCTATGTCCATCGGAAAG TTAGACATGGCCGAGGAATGTTTGAAGTATGCTGTAGATTATAGTGGTTTGTTATTGCTGTACTCTTCCCTAGGAGACGCTCAAGGGATATCACAACTTGCAACCCTTGCCAAGGAGCAAGGAAAGAACAACGTTGCATTCCTATGTTTATTTATGTTGGGTAAATTGGAAGACTGCCTTCAGTTGTTAGTAGAAAg tAATAGGATTCCTGAAGCTGCTTTGATGGCTCGATCTTATCTTCCAAGCAAGGTATCAGAGATAGTTGCAATTTGGAGGAAAGACCTGAGTAAG GTTAACCCAAAAGCTGCCGAGTCATTGGCTGATCCTGAGGAGTATCCTAATTTGTTTGATGACTGGCAAGTTGCACTTTCTGTTGAATCTAGAGCTGCACAAGACAg GGGAGTTTTTAACCCTGCAGAGGAGTATAGTAATCTTGCTGATAAGCCATACACGACACTTGTGGAGGCATTTAGAAGTATGCAAACAGAAGGGCATCTTGAAAATGGAGACATTGATCATGAG GATGCCGAACagaatggagaagaagagcAAGAGAAGCATATAGAAGAACCCAATGGTAATGAGAGCCAAGAGGAGGGTGAGGGTATTGTGGTTGATGCAGATTCAACGGATGGTGCAGTTCTTGTTAATGGTAGTGAGGCTGATGAAGAGTGGG TGATTACGGCACATAAGTAG